A single genomic interval of Vogesella indigofera harbors:
- the glmM gene encoding phosphoglucosamine mutase, whose product MSRKYFGTDGVRGEVGQFPITPDFVLRLGYAAGKVLVDHERQEHPTVIIGKDTRISGYMLEAALQAGLTAAGVNVLLTGPLPTPGIAYLTRALRLSAGVMISASHNPYQDNGIKFFAEGGKKLDDALEREIEAMLDSPMQTSASRELGRARRINGAADRYIEFCKSTFPNERNLKGLKLVVDCAHGATYHIAPKVFHELGAEVITIGGEPNGYNINDGVGATHTEAISQAVLQHGADLGISLDGDGDRLMMADQHGKVYDGDQLIYVIAKARAARGQLGGGVVGTVMTNLAMELALQQQGIAFGRAKVGDRYVLELLHENGWQVGGEASGHVLCLDKHTTGDGIISSLQVLAALAELDRDLATICSDWQPFPQKMINVRLNGQDWQAASAAKYAEAQLALAGRGRVVLRPSGTEPVVRVMVEADELALAEQWAGQIAAAIEAA is encoded by the coding sequence ATGAGCCGCAAATATTTTGGTACCGATGGTGTGCGTGGCGAAGTCGGCCAGTTTCCGATTACCCCCGACTTCGTGCTGCGCCTCGGCTACGCCGCCGGCAAGGTACTGGTCGATCACGAGCGGCAGGAACACCCGACGGTGATCATCGGCAAGGACACCCGCATTTCCGGCTACATGCTGGAAGCGGCGCTGCAGGCCGGCCTCACTGCCGCCGGTGTCAACGTGCTGCTGACCGGGCCGCTGCCGACGCCGGGCATCGCCTACCTGACGCGCGCGCTGCGCTTGTCGGCCGGGGTGATGATTTCCGCGTCGCACAATCCGTATCAGGATAACGGCATCAAGTTTTTTGCCGAGGGCGGCAAGAAGCTGGACGACGCGCTGGAGCGCGAGATCGAGGCGATGCTGGATTCGCCGATGCAGACCAGCGCGTCGCGCGAGCTGGGCCGGGCACGGCGTATCAACGGTGCTGCCGATCGCTACATCGAATTCTGCAAGAGCACCTTTCCCAACGAGCGCAACCTGAAGGGCCTGAAGCTGGTCGTTGATTGCGCGCATGGCGCCACCTACCACATCGCGCCCAAGGTGTTCCACGAGCTGGGTGCCGAGGTGATCACCATCGGTGGCGAGCCGAACGGCTACAACATCAATGACGGCGTCGGTGCCACCCACACCGAGGCGATCAGCCAGGCGGTGCTGCAGCATGGCGCCGATCTCGGCATCTCGCTGGACGGCGACGGCGACCGGCTGATGATGGCCGACCAGCACGGCAAGGTCTACGACGGCGACCAGCTGATCTACGTGATTGCCAAGGCACGCGCGGCGCGCGGCCAACTAGGCGGCGGCGTGGTCGGCACGGTGATGACCAACCTGGCGATGGAGCTGGCGCTGCAGCAGCAGGGCATCGCCTTTGGCCGCGCCAAGGTCGGCGACCGCTACGTGCTGGAGCTGCTGCACGAGAACGGTTGGCAGGTCGGTGGCGAGGCGTCCGGTCACGTGCTGTGCCTGGACAAGCACACCACCGGTGACGGCATCATCTCCAGTCTGCAGGTGCTGGCGGCACTGGCCGAGTTGGACCGCGATCTGGCCACCATCTGCAGCGACTGGCAGCCGTTCCCGCAGAAGATGATCAATGTGCGTCTCAACGGCCAGGACTGGCAGGCCGCCAGTGCCGCCAAGTACGCCGAGGCGCAGCTGGCGCTGGCCGGCCGTGGCCGCGTGGTGTTGCGTCCGTCCGGTACGGAACCGGTGGTGCGCGTGATGGTCGAAGCGGATGAACTGGCGCTGGCCGAGCAGTGGGCCGGCCAAATCGCCGCGGCGATCGAAGCGGCCTGA
- the rlmE gene encoding 23S rRNA (uridine(2552)-2'-O)-methyltransferase RlmE has translation MARSKSSNAWLREHVNDHYVQMAQKDGYRARAAYKLLEINDKDKLIRPGTVLADLGSAPGSWSQVAARIVGDNGKVFAIDILPMDPIADVAFIQGDFRDDEVLEEFVTMLGGRQLDLVISDMAPNISGMSGIDQARSFHLNELALEFVRDHLKPGGSFLVKVFQGSDFQPYLKAMRELFGEVVTRKPKASRDRSSEIYLLGKDRR, from the coding sequence ATGGCAAGAAGCAAGTCTAGCAACGCCTGGCTGCGTGAGCACGTCAACGATCACTATGTGCAAATGGCCCAAAAAGACGGCTATCGCGCGCGCGCCGCGTACAAACTGCTGGAAATCAACGACAAGGACAAGCTGATCCGGCCGGGCACCGTGCTGGCCGATCTCGGCTCGGCGCCGGGTAGCTGGTCGCAGGTGGCGGCACGCATCGTCGGCGACAATGGCAAGGTGTTTGCCATCGATATCCTGCCGATGGACCCGATCGCCGACGTCGCCTTCATTCAGGGAGACTTCCGCGACGACGAGGTGCTGGAGGAGTTCGTGACCATGCTCGGCGGGCGGCAGCTGGACCTTGTAATTTCCGATATGGCGCCCAATATCTCAGGGATGAGCGGGATTGATCAGGCCAGAAGCTTTCATCTGAATGAGCTGGCTCTGGAATTTGTCCGTGACCATTTGAAACCCGGCGGCAGTTTTCTCGTCAAAGTGTTCCAGGGCAGTGATTTTCAGCCCTATCTGAAAGCCATGCGCGAGCTGTTTGGCGAAGTCGTAACGCGTAAACCCAAGGCCTCGCGCGACCGTTCCAGTGAAATCTACCTGCTGGGCAAAGACCGTCGCTGA
- a CDS encoding DUF4149 domain-containing protein, translating into MDGLRAIARTLWIGGMWVVGIIVAPILFSALDNVIAGMVAGRLFAAIAWVGLVCGIFLLADYVLRYGARGLKQGGFWLLLGMLVCIVINHFAVTPIIASLKLQMNHAAEGLFGGGFATWHAISSLIYLLQSLMALVYLLRSDN; encoded by the coding sequence ATGGACGGATTGCGTGCGATTGCCCGGACCCTGTGGATCGGCGGCATGTGGGTGGTCGGCATCATCGTGGCCCCCATCCTGTTTTCGGCACTGGATAACGTGATCGCCGGCATGGTGGCGGGGCGGCTGTTTGCCGCCATCGCCTGGGTCGGGCTGGTATGCGGCATCTTCCTGCTTGCCGACTACGTGCTGCGCTACGGTGCACGCGGCCTGAAGCAGGGCGGTTTCTGGCTGCTGCTGGGCATGCTGGTGTGCATCGTGATCAACCACTTCGCGGTGACGCCGATCATCGCCAGCCTCAAGCTGCAGATGAACCATGCCGCCGAAGGGCTGTTCGGTGGCGGCTTCGCCACCTGGCACGCGATCTCCAGCCTGATCTACCTGCTGCAAAGCCTGATGGCGCTGGTGTACCTGCTGCGCAGCGACAACTGA
- the greA gene encoding transcription elongation factor GreA codes for MNKVPLTVRGAEQLKAELQRLKSIERPSVIEAIAEARAQGDLSENAEYDAAKERQAFVEGRIAELEGKISNAQIIDPTELDADGRIVFGTTVLLTDLESEEEKTYQIVGDDEADIKLGKVSVNSPIARALIGKVEGDVAEVMAPGGIREYEVLEVRYI; via the coding sequence ATGAACAAAGTCCCGTTGACCGTGCGTGGTGCCGAACAGCTGAAGGCCGAATTGCAGCGTCTGAAAAGCATTGAGCGTCCGTCGGTGATCGAGGCCATTGCCGAAGCGCGCGCGCAAGGCGATCTATCCGAGAATGCAGAATACGACGCCGCCAAAGAGCGCCAAGCCTTTGTCGAGGGCCGTATTGCCGAGCTGGAGGGCAAAATCTCCAACGCCCAGATCATCGATCCGACCGAGCTGGATGCCGACGGCCGCATCGTGTTCGGCACCACCGTGCTGCTCACCGATCTGGAAAGCGAAGAAGAAAAGACCTACCAGATCGTCGGCGACGACGAAGCCGACATCAAGCTGGGCAAGGTGTCGGTCAACTCACCGATCGCGCGCGCGCTGATCGGCAAAGTGGAAGGCGACGTGGCCGAGGTGATGGCCCCGGGCGGTATCCGCGAGTACGAAGTGCTGGAAGTGCGCTACATCTGA
- the yhbY gene encoding ribosome assembly RNA-binding protein YhbY has product MKIELTPVERQYLKGLAHSLSPVVMIGNNGLTESVIREIAISLDAHELIKVRVLGDDRAARVAMYDQIANDLGAGQVQHIGKLLVLFRPSEAKRIDLPKSKKALKARP; this is encoded by the coding sequence ATGAAAATCGAACTGACCCCAGTCGAGCGCCAATATCTGAAGGGTTTGGCCCACTCGCTCAGCCCCGTCGTGATGATCGGCAACAATGGCCTGACCGAGTCGGTTATTCGTGAAATCGCCATCAGCCTGGACGCCCACGAACTGATCAAGGTCCGCGTTCTAGGCGACGACCGCGCGGCACGCGTGGCCATGTATGACCAGATTGCAAACGATCTGGGCGCCGGTCAAGTGCAGCACATCGGCAAGCTGCTGGTGCTGTTCCGCCCGTCCGAGGCCAAGCGCATCGACCTGCCGAAAAGCAAGAAGGCACTCAAGGCACGCCCTTGA
- the carB gene encoding carbamoyl-phosphate synthase large subunit — protein MPKRTDIKSILIIGAGPIVIGQACEFDYSGAQACKALREEGYKVILVNSNPATIMTDPDMADVTYIEPISWPVVEKIIAKERPDAILPTMGGQTALNCALDLARNGVLEKYKVELIGATEDAIDKAEDRGRFKEAMAKIGLSCPLSFVCHTLEESLEAQTKVGFPTLIRPSFTMGGSGGGIAYNKEEFLAICERGFEASPTHELLIEQSVLGWKEYEMEVVRDRNDNCIIICSIENFDPMGVHTGDSITVAPAQTLTDKEYQIMRNASLAVLREIGVDTGGSNVQFATNPDTGEMIVIEMNPRVSRSSALASKATGFPIAKIAAKLAVGFTLDELKNDITGGATPASFEPSIDYVVTKIPRFAFEKFPQADDRLTTQMKSVGEVMAMGRTLQESMQKALRGLETGLSGFNSVSQDEETIRHELGAPGPDRILYVADAFRLGMSRDDIFAISKIDPWFLAQIEDLIGEEKALAGRKADSLGYDELRRLKRKGFSDRRLGELLGTDQAAVRAHRWGLNLHPVYKRVDTCAAEFATNTAYMYSTYEEECESKPTDRKKVMVLGGGPNRIGQGIEFDYCCVHAALSLRESGFETIMVNCNPETVSTDYDTSDRLYFEPLTLEDVLEICRIEKPFGVIVQYGGQTPLKLARALEANGVPIIGTSPDMIDAAEDRERFQQLLNDLGLKQPPNRTARNPVDAMRLAEEIGYPLVVRPSYVLGGRAMEIVHEPADLERYMREAVKVSNDSPVLLDRFLNDAIEVDVDCVSDGTTVVIGGIMQHVEQAGVHSGDSACSLPPYSLFPAVQDEIRRQTEAMARALNVVGLMNVQFAIQKDTIYVLEVNPRASRTVPFVSKVTGAPLAKIAARAMAGISLIEQGFTKEVIPPYYAVKEAVFPFIKFPGVDTILGPEMKSTGEVMGVGRTFAEAFVKGQLAAGDRLPRTGKVFLSLRESDKEGGIEVARELQKLGFGVCATRGTAKAMADAGIVVQVVNKVNEGRPHIVDMIKNGEIDVLVNTVDEKRKAIQDSHAIRRSALQMRVPQYTTLAGAKAVCVGLSHVDDFDVYSVQQLHAELKG, from the coding sequence ATGCCTAAACGTACTGATATCAAGAGCATTCTCATCATTGGCGCTGGCCCGATCGTCATCGGCCAGGCCTGCGAGTTTGACTACTCCGGCGCGCAGGCGTGCAAGGCACTGCGTGAAGAAGGCTACAAAGTCATCCTGGTGAACTCCAACCCGGCCACCATCATGACCGATCCGGACATGGCCGACGTGACCTATATCGAGCCGATCTCGTGGCCGGTGGTGGAGAAGATCATCGCCAAGGAGCGTCCGGACGCGATCCTGCCGACCATGGGCGGCCAGACCGCGCTGAACTGCGCACTGGACCTGGCGCGCAACGGCGTGCTGGAAAAGTACAAGGTCGAGTTGATCGGCGCGACCGAAGACGCCATCGACAAGGCGGAAGACCGCGGCCGCTTCAAGGAAGCGATGGCCAAGATCGGCCTGTCCTGCCCGCTGTCCTTCGTCTGCCACACCCTGGAAGAGTCGCTGGAAGCGCAGACCAAGGTCGGCTTCCCGACGCTGATCCGTCCGTCGTTCACCATGGGCGGTTCCGGCGGCGGCATCGCCTACAACAAGGAAGAGTTCCTGGCCATCTGCGAGCGCGGTTTCGAAGCGTCGCCGACCCACGAACTGCTGATCGAGCAATCGGTACTCGGCTGGAAAGAGTACGAGATGGAAGTGGTGCGTGACCGCAACGACAACTGCATCATCATCTGCTCGATCGAGAACTTCGACCCGATGGGCGTGCACACCGGCGACTCCATCACCGTGGCCCCGGCGCAGACGCTGACCGACAAGGAATACCAGATCATGCGTAACGCCTCGCTGGCGGTACTGCGTGAGATCGGTGTCGACACCGGCGGTTCCAACGTCCAGTTCGCGACCAACCCGGACACCGGCGAGATGATCGTGATCGAGATGAACCCGCGCGTGTCGCGTTCCTCGGCACTGGCCTCCAAGGCCACCGGCTTCCCGATCGCCAAGATCGCCGCCAAGCTGGCGGTCGGCTTCACCCTCGACGAACTGAAGAACGACATCACCGGCGGTGCCACCCCGGCCTCGTTCGAGCCGTCCATCGACTACGTGGTCACCAAGATCCCGCGTTTCGCCTTCGAGAAGTTCCCGCAGGCCGACGACCGCCTGACCACGCAGATGAAGTCGGTCGGCGAAGTGATGGCCATGGGCCGCACGCTGCAGGAGTCGATGCAGAAAGCGCTGCGCGGTCTGGAAACCGGCCTCTCCGGCTTCAACTCGGTGAGCCAGGACGAAGAAACCATCCGTCACGAACTGGGCGCGCCTGGTCCGGACCGCATCCTGTACGTGGCCGACGCCTTCCGTCTTGGCATGAGCCGTGACGACATCTTTGCCATCAGCAAGATCGATCCGTGGTTCCTGGCGCAGATCGAAGACTTGATCGGTGAGGAAAAAGCGCTGGCCGGCCGCAAGGCGGACAGCCTGGGTTACGACGAACTGCGTCGCCTGAAGCGCAAGGGCTTCTCCGACCGTCGCCTCGGCGAGCTGCTGGGTACCGACCAGGCCGCCGTGCGTGCGCACCGTTGGGGCCTGAACCTGCATCCGGTGTACAAGCGCGTGGATACCTGCGCCGCCGAATTCGCCACCAACACCGCCTACATGTACTCCACTTACGAAGAAGAGTGCGAGTCCAAGCCGACCGACCGCAAGAAGGTGATGGTGCTGGGTGGCGGTCCGAACCGTATCGGTCAGGGTATCGAGTTCGACTACTGTTGCGTGCACGCCGCGCTGAGCCTGCGCGAATCCGGTTTCGAGACCATCATGGTCAACTGCAACCCGGAAACCGTGTCCACCGACTACGATACCTCCGACCGCCTGTACTTCGAGCCGCTGACGCTGGAAGACGTGTTGGAAATCTGCCGCATCGAGAAGCCGTTCGGCGTCATCGTGCAGTACGGCGGCCAGACGCCGCTGAAACTGGCGCGCGCGCTAGAAGCCAACGGTGTGCCCATCATCGGTACCAGCCCGGACATGATCGACGCTGCCGAAGACCGCGAGCGCTTCCAGCAGCTGCTGAACGATCTGGGCCTGAAGCAGCCGCCGAACCGCACCGCGCGCAATCCGGTTGACGCCATGCGCTTGGCCGAAGAAATCGGCTACCCGCTGGTGGTGCGTCCGTCCTACGTACTGGGCGGCCGCGCGATGGAAATCGTGCACGAGCCGGCCGATCTGGAACGCTACATGCGCGAAGCGGTGAAGGTGTCCAACGACAGCCCGGTGCTGCTGGACCGCTTCCTGAACGACGCGATCGAGGTCGATGTCGACTGCGTGTCCGACGGCACCACCGTGGTGATCGGCGGCATCATGCAGCACGTGGAACAGGCCGGTGTCCACTCAGGTGATTCCGCCTGCTCGCTGCCGCCGTACAGCCTGTTCCCGGCGGTGCAGGACGAGATCCGCCGCCAGACCGAAGCGATGGCGCGTGCGCTGAACGTGGTCGGCCTGATGAACGTGCAGTTCGCGATCCAGAAAGACACCATCTACGTGCTGGAAGTGAACCCGCGCGCGTCGCGTACCGTGCCGTTCGTGTCGAAAGTGACCGGCGCGCCGCTGGCCAAGATCGCCGCCCGCGCCATGGCCGGCATCAGCCTGATCGAACAGGGCTTCACCAAGGAAGTGATTCCGCCGTACTACGCGGTGAAGGAAGCGGTGTTCCCGTTCATCAAGTTCCCGGGCGTGGATACCATCCTCGGGCCGGAAATGAAGTCGACCGGTGAAGTGATGGGCGTTGGCCGCACCTTTGCCGAAGCCTTCGTCAAGGGCCAGCTGGCTGCCGGCGACCGCCTGCCGCGTACCGGCAAGGTGTTCCTGTCGCTACGCGAAAGCGACAAGGAAGGCGGCATCGAAGTGGCGCGCGAACTGCAGAAGCTGGGCTTCGGCGTGTGCGCCACCCGCGGTACCGCCAAGGCGATGGCCGATGCCGGCATCGTGGTGCAGGTGGTGAACAAGGTGAACGAAGGCCGTCCGCACATCGTCGACATGATCAAGAACGGCGAAATCGACGTGCTGGTCAATACCGTGGACGAGAAGCGCAAGGCGATCCAGGACAGCCACGCCATCCGCCGCTCCGCGCTGCAGATGCGCGTGCCGCAGTACACCACCCTGGCCGGTGCCAAGGCGGTCTGCGTCGGCCTGTCGCACGTCGATGATTTCGACGTCTACAGCGTGCAGCAGCTGCACGCCGAGCTGAAGGGCTAA
- the leuE gene encoding leucine efflux protein LeuE, whose amino-acid sequence MFGITDLTTYLLGTIFIVLLPGPNSMYVLSVAAQRGVRAGFAGACGVFVGDFVLMTLAATGAAGLLQANPALFAIVKYAGGAYLAWIGIAMLRGAWAGWQQRRQGQAAVAAPVLDINRPFSKALLISLMNPKAILFFVSFFVQFVDPAYHYPALTFAILGAIVQLFSALYLTTLILAGNHLAEAFRRRRRLSAAMGGAVGAMFIGFGAKLAAASL is encoded by the coding sequence ATGTTCGGTATCACTGACCTGACCACCTACCTGCTCGGCACCATCTTCATCGTGCTGCTGCCGGGCCCCAATTCGATGTATGTGCTGTCGGTGGCGGCACAGCGCGGGGTGCGGGCCGGCTTTGCCGGCGCCTGTGGCGTGTTTGTCGGTGATTTCGTGCTGATGACCCTGGCCGCAACCGGCGCCGCCGGTCTGCTGCAGGCCAACCCGGCGCTGTTTGCCATCGTCAAGTATGCCGGCGGCGCTTATCTGGCGTGGATCGGCATCGCCATGCTGCGTGGCGCCTGGGCCGGCTGGCAGCAGCGCCGCCAGGGCCAGGCTGCGGTGGCGGCACCGGTGCTGGACATCAACCGCCCGTTTTCCAAGGCGCTGCTGATCAGCCTGATGAACCCGAAGGCGATCCTGTTCTTCGTGTCGTTCTTCGTGCAGTTCGTCGATCCGGCCTATCACTACCCGGCACTGACCTTCGCCATCCTCGGCGCCATCGTGCAGCTGTTCAGCGCGCTGTACCTGACCACGCTGATCCTGGCCGGCAACCATCTGGCCGAGGCGTTCCGCCGCCGCCGTCGCCTGTCGGCGGCAATGGGCGGGGCGGTCGGTGCCATGTTTATCGGTTTCGGCGCCAAGTTGGCCGCCGCCAGCCTGTAA
- the folP gene encoding dihydropteroate synthase encodes MSVFACGRFSLSLERPLLMGILNVTPDSFSDGGSYNRLDAALAHAERLLADGADILDIGGESTRPGAPYVSPEEELQRVLPVLQRLAALQVPLSVDTRRTSVMRAALQAGAVDLVNDVSALEDDGALALVAAAKVGICLMHKQGNPDTMQQQPDYADVVQEVGGYLARRIELCLANGIARDRLLADPGFGFGKTLEHNLQLLRALPQLETMAGAPLLVGMSRKSMLGAITGEQQPDQRLGASVAAALLAAQRGAKVIRVHDVKATYQALQVWHALG; translated from the coding sequence ATGTCGGTTTTTGCCTGCGGCAGGTTCAGCCTGTCGCTCGAGCGCCCGCTGCTGATGGGCATTTTGAACGTGACGCCGGATTCCTTTTCCGATGGCGGCAGCTACAACCGGCTGGATGCGGCGCTGGCGCATGCCGAGCGCCTGCTGGCCGACGGTGCCGACATCCTCGACATCGGCGGTGAGTCGACACGGCCGGGCGCGCCCTACGTCAGCCCGGAAGAGGAGCTGCAGCGGGTATTGCCGGTATTGCAAAGGTTGGCCGCACTGCAGGTGCCGCTGTCGGTGGATACCCGCCGCACCTCGGTGATGCGCGCCGCGCTGCAGGCCGGTGCCGTCGACCTGGTCAACGACGTGTCGGCGCTGGAAGACGACGGTGCGCTGGCGCTGGTGGCGGCGGCCAAGGTCGGCATCTGCCTGATGCACAAGCAGGGCAACCCGGACACCATGCAGCAGCAGCCGGACTACGCCGATGTGGTGCAGGAAGTCGGCGGCTATCTCGCCCGCCGCATCGAGCTGTGTCTGGCAAATGGCATCGCCCGTGACCGGCTGCTGGCCGATCCTGGCTTCGGTTTCGGCAAGACGCTGGAGCACAATCTGCAACTGCTGCGCGCGCTGCCACAGCTGGAGACGATGGCCGGCGCGCCGCTGCTGGTCGGCATGTCGCGCAAGTCGATGCTGGGTGCCATCACTGGCGAGCAGCAGCCGGACCAGCGCCTCGGTGCCAGCGTGGCGGCGGCGCTGCTGGCGGCGCAGCGCGGTGCCAAGGTAATCCGCGTGCACGACGTGAAGGCCACGTACCAGGCGCTGCAGGTGTGGCATGCGCTGGGCTGA
- the ftsH gene encoding ATP-dependent zinc metalloprotease FtsH, whose translation MNNIGKNIAIWVIIGLVLMTVFNQFTKRQETQNQVEYSQFMSDVESGKIQTVSIEGNPLRGQWVRGKRTDGSSFSTYAPFDVKMVDVLIKNNVTFSAKPEEEPSMLMSIFISWFPMLLLIGVWFFFMRQMQGGGKGGAFSFGKSKARMLDQDTNTVTFADVAGCDEAKEEVKEIVDYLRDPSRYQSLGGRIPRGILLAGSPGTGKTLLAKAIAGEAKVPFFSISGSDFVEMFVGVGASRVRDMFEQAKKNAPCIIFIDEIDAVGRQRGAGLGGGNDEREQTLNQLLVEMDGFETNQTVIVIAATNRPDVLDPALQRPGRFDRQVVVPLPDIRGREQILNVHMRKVPIAADVDAQIIARGTPGFSGADLANLVNEAALFAARRNKRLVDMLDFESAKDKIMMGAERKSMVMSEDEKKNTAYHESGHAVVAKLLPKSDPVHKVTIIPRGRALGVTMQLPEEDRYAYDRGYLMDRIAILFGGRIAEELFMNQMTTGASNDFERATQMARDMVTRYGMSDRLGPMVYGENEGEVFLGRSVTTHKNMSEATMQQVDQEIRRIIDEQYALARRLLDENRDKVEAMTAALLEWETIDAEQINDIMAGKTPRPPSPGAGFNKPDTKPPAPPAPEPSVTAAQEL comes from the coding sequence GTGAACAATATCGGAAAAAACATCGCGATCTGGGTCATCATCGGTCTTGTACTGATGACTGTGTTCAACCAGTTTACCAAGCGCCAGGAAACCCAGAATCAGGTCGAGTATTCGCAATTCATGAGCGATGTGGAGTCCGGCAAGATTCAGACGGTGAGCATTGAAGGCAATCCGCTACGCGGCCAGTGGGTGCGCGGCAAGCGTACCGACGGCTCCAGTTTCAGCACCTATGCCCCGTTCGACGTGAAGATGGTGGACGTGCTGATCAAGAACAACGTGACCTTCTCCGCTAAGCCGGAAGAGGAACCATCGATGCTGATGAGCATTTTCATCAGCTGGTTCCCGATGCTGCTGCTGATTGGGGTGTGGTTCTTCTTCATGCGCCAGATGCAGGGCGGCGGCAAGGGCGGCGCATTCTCGTTCGGCAAGAGCAAGGCGCGCATGCTGGACCAGGACACCAACACTGTGACCTTTGCCGACGTGGCCGGTTGCGATGAAGCCAAGGAAGAAGTGAAGGAGATCGTCGACTACCTGCGCGATCCTTCCCGCTACCAGAGCCTGGGCGGCCGCATCCCGCGCGGCATCCTGCTCGCCGGCTCGCCGGGTACCGGTAAGACGCTGCTGGCCAAGGCCATCGCCGGCGAAGCCAAGGTGCCGTTCTTCAGCATTTCCGGTTCCGACTTCGTCGAGATGTTCGTCGGCGTCGGCGCCTCCCGCGTGCGCGACATGTTCGAGCAGGCGAAGAAGAACGCGCCGTGCATCATCTTCATCGACGAGATCGACGCCGTCGGTCGCCAGCGTGGTGCCGGCCTCGGTGGCGGCAACGACGAACGCGAACAGACCCTCAACCAGCTGCTGGTGGAAATGGACGGTTTCGAGACCAACCAGACGGTGATCGTGATCGCCGCCACCAACCGTCCGGACGTGCTGGACCCGGCGCTGCAGCGTCCCGGCCGTTTCGACCGCCAGGTAGTGGTGCCGCTGCCGGATATCCGCGGCCGCGAGCAGATCCTCAATGTGCACATGCGCAAGGTACCGATTGCCGCCGACGTCGACGCGCAGATCATCGCGCGCGGTACGCCGGGTTTCTCCGGCGCTGACCTCGCCAACCTGGTCAACGAAGCCGCACTGTTCGCCGCGCGCCGCAACAAGCGACTGGTCGACATGCTCGACTTCGAATCCGCTAAGGACAAGATCATGATGGGCGCCGAGCGCAAGTCGATGGTGATGTCCGAGGACGAGAAAAAGAATACCGCCTACCACGAGTCCGGCCATGCGGTGGTGGCCAAGCTGCTGCCGAAGTCCGATCCGGTGCACAAGGTCACCATCATCCCGCGCGGCCGTGCGCTGGGGGTGACCATGCAGTTGCCGGAGGAAGACCGCTACGCCTACGACCGCGGTTACCTGATGGACCGCATCGCCATCCTGTTCGGCGGCCGCATCGCGGAAGAGCTGTTCATGAACCAGATGACCACCGGTGCCTCCAACGACTTCGAGCGTGCCACGCAGATGGCGCGCGACATGGTGACCCGCTACGGCATGTCCGACCGTCTCGGTCCGATGGTCTACGGCGAGAACGAGGGTGAAGTATTCCTCGGCCGCTCGGTGACCACCCACAAGAATATGTCGGAAGCCACCATGCAGCAGGTGGATCAGGAAATCCGCCGCATCATCGACGAGCAGTACGCGCTGGCGCGCCGCCTGCTGGACGAGAACCGCGACAAGGTGGAGGCGATGACCGCCGCGCTGCTGGAGTGGGAAACCATTGATGCCGAGCAGATTAACGACATCATGGCCGGCAAGACGCCGCGTCCGCCATCGCCGGGCGCCGGTTTCAACAAGCCGGACACCAAGCCGCCGGCACCACCGGCACCAGAACCATCGGTGACGGCGGCACAAGAACTGTAA